agatagcgcttatttaaagaAACGCTATCTAAACCTAAGATAATAGATaacgtttttttaaataagcgctatctatagataattaatattatatttttttgtttataatttaaaataaaccaaaagatagtgtttaagaaaaaaacgctatctatttcAAGACATTTGATAACGTTTTTTGAAACAGCTGCTTGTTCTTTTATCCTTCGAACTTCTTTTTACCGTCATCAAAATTTTCCctcttttttctaaattttcagtTTCACTTCATTTCATCAAACCCACTCCCCCAAATTTCACTTTCTATTTGccccaaaatttaaaaaatctgtCACAATATCTCCTAAATTTTCGCGTTCCTCTACTACCACGTTTTCCCTCTTCACAATTCCTAATTTCTCTTCCTGCATTGCAATCTCGAATCTCTCCAAAAGCTTCTACTCACCAAGGCCATCTTCATCGACGACACCTTCTCCAAAGCCTTTCTCACTGCTGACCAAGCCTGCTCCATCAAACTGCTTCAGCAACGAGTTGAGACATTGGAGAGGGAGCTTGACGCTGCCATCACCGCTGCAGCTCGCCCTCGCTCCAAGAAACGACAAGCTGAGGCCGCTCATAAAGTCGCCGAATCACACGCATTGGAGAGCTGGGAAGCGTTAAAAAATGAAGGCGCGGTGTTGGGACCCACTCACATGGCTCTGGCATTTTCGTATTATAAAGCACTCACCCACTCCATATACAGAGATCATTAGTGACCATAAACGACACTGTTTCGATCCAAGATCTCAGTCACGTCACGCCAAGATCTTCTGTTGTTCCACCACGCCAAACCCTAGGCTCCATCGGGCAATGCGGGATTTATCGAGAGAGGGTTAGCGTAAAGGTGCCAAACGAAGAAAATGCTCGCTTTCGTTTTCGTCGTTGTTGTCACCTTCATTTCCCTCTGAGAGTTTTGTCAGTGCCACGACCACGTTTTCACATTCACCATGCACCACCGCCACTCTGAACCCGTCAGAAAGTGGTCCCATGCTGAGTACTACATTGAGTTGGCCGACCGCGACCGCTTCCTCCTGTGGCCGCAAACTCTCTCAAATCTATGCCAGTCTCGCTTTCTCAGATGGCAACTCCACCTTCCGCATCAGCTCCCTCGGATTGtacctttttttctctttgattcttctattgtcattatttaaaggtttatttttcaaaattttaatttaagtataatCTCTTCTACTCTTTTCTAACCATAAAATTAtaggaaaattgaattttgttaataattatgttgaaaccgtttttaaTTAGTTGATAATGTGAAAATTAGCGTATGAATAGTTGAAAATagattcttcttttaatttaaattgattaataatttctttataataatttagttattagTTTAATGAAGTGACAATGGCTTAAGATTTGAATTCTGAAGGAGATTGGCCATGTTTAGAAAGAAGAAATTACTATTTAGATGTGAATAATGTTTGAGTTTGACCATTCTTTGTTAATGATTTCGGTGATGTTACGAATTTTTGTCAGTAATGTTTTTTCTTGGAGATTGGTTCCTGGTTTTCTTTAAcctattctttttcttctggaGATTCATACAATTTGCATTATATGATAGTTGAAATAGGGACATCGGCAGTGAAGTTCATGGTGGCGCTTGATACCGAAAGTGACCTGTTCTGGGTACCCTGTGATTGCACAAGATGTGCTGCTACTGATAGCCCAACCTTTGCTTCGGtatgttttattttccttttttttctgtgACCGAAATGAAGTTGTTTTGTTCCTATagtatattgttttttatc
This genomic stretch from Vigna radiata var. radiata cultivar VC1973A chromosome 7, Vradiata_ver6, whole genome shotgun sequence harbors:
- the LOC111242033 gene encoding aspartyl protease family protein 1-like isoform X3, whose protein sequence is MLSTTLSWPTATASSCGRKLSQIYASLAFSDGNSTFRISSLGLYLFFSLILLLSLFKVEIGTSAVKFMVALDTESDLFWVPCDCTRCAATDSPTFASDQNHXWMW
- the LOC111242033 gene encoding aspartyl protease family protein 1-like isoform X2, coding for MLSTTLSWPTATASSCGRKLSQIYASLAFSDGNSTFRISSLGLYLFFSLILLLSLFKGTSAVKFMVALDTESDLFWVPCDCTRCAATDSPTFASYFPNCRYQHTMTIKLLKLGKIDVYM
- the LOC111242033 gene encoding aspartyl protease family protein 1-like isoform X1 — encoded protein: MLSTTLSWPTATASSCGRKLSQIYASLAFSDGNSTFRISSLGLYLFFSLILLLSLFKVEIGTSAVKFMVALDTESDLFWVPCDCTRCAATDSPTFASYFPNCRYQHTMTIKLLKLGKIDVYM
- the LOC111242033 gene encoding uncharacterized protein LOC111242033 isoform X4; this translates as MPVSLSQMATPPSASAPSDFEIGTSAVKFMVALDTESDLFWVPCDCTRCAATDSPTFASYFPNCRYQHTMTIKLLKLGKIDVYM
- the LOC111242033 gene encoding uncharacterized protein LOC111242033 isoform X5 produces the protein MPVSLSQMATPPSASAPSDWTSAVKFMVALDTESDLFWVPCDCTRCAATDSPTFASYFPNCRYQHTMTIKLLKLGKIDVYM